The genomic window TCGTTATCTCTCGAGTGTTCTCCAATTACTTGTCCTTTGTATATTACATCAGCAGGAGCTACAAAGAATCGCCCTCTATCTTGTAATCTATTTAATGCAAAAGGAGTAGCTGGACCTTGTTCTGAAGAAATTAAAGAACCCTTTAACCTTGAAGGAATTTCCCCTTTGTAAGGTTTGTATTCTCTAAATCGGTGAGTCATTACAGCTTGACCTGAAGTAGAGGTCAGCATATTATTTCTTAATCCGATTAAACCTCTTGAAGGTATATCAAATTCCAAATGTTGTAAATCGCCTTTTGGTTCCATAACCAAGAGGTCACCTTTTCGTTGAGTAACAAGTTCTATTGCTTTTCCAGAAAAGTTTTCTGGAACGTCAATCACTAATGTTTCAAATGGCTCATGCTTTTGCCCATCTATTTCTTTAATGATAACCTGAGGCTTTCCGACTTGAAGTTCATAGCCTTCTCTCCTCATTGTTTCTATTAATACTGATAAGTGAAGTATACCTCTTCCATATACATTAAATTTATCTTCAGTATCGGTAGCCTCAACCTTTAGTGCCAAGTTCTTTTCAGTTTCTTTATAAAGTCTATCTCTCAGGTGTCTTGAAGTGACAAATTTTCCTTCTTTTCCAAAAAATGGAGAATTGTTAATGGTAAACAACATACTCATGGTTGGTTCATCCACTTTTATTCGTGACATGGCTTCAGGGTTTTCTAAATCAGCAAGTGTATCACCAATCTCAAAATCATCTAAGCCTATTATAGCACATAAATCGCCACTACGAACAGTTTGTACTTGCTCCCTACCTAATCCACTAAAAACAAATAATTCTTTTATACGGACTTTCTTTTGGTTTCCTTTTTTGCAAAGCAGGTAGTCTTTGCCAGTACTTAAGTCACCTCTAAAAACTCTACCAATAGCAATACGTCCTTTGAATGAAGAATAATCAAGAGAAGTAATCTGCATTTGAGGAGTTCCTTCATTATAAGGAGCTTCAGGTATATTTTCTAGAATGGCATCTAAAAGAGGAAATATGTTGTCATTTGGATTTTTCCAATCGGTATTCATCCATCCCATCTTAGACGAACCATAAATAGTAGTGAAGTCTAATTGATCTTCTTCAGCTTCTAGGTTAAACATCAACTCAAAAACTGCTTCATTGACAATATCAGGAGTACAATTTTCTTTGTCTACTTTATTGACAACAACAATAGGTTTTAATCCAAGTTCGATAGCTTTTCCTAAAACAAATCGTGTTTGCGGCATTGGGCCTTCAAAAGCATCAACTAATAGAAGTACACCATCTGCCATTTTTAATACACGTTCTACTTCTCCGCCAAAATCGGCGTGACCTGGAGTATCAATAATGTTTATTTTTACATCTTTATAAGTTACAGAAACGTTTTTAGACAGAATTGTAATTCCTCTTTCTCTTTCTAAATCGTTATTATCTAGTATAAGTTCAACTGTATCTTTTCTACTGTCTAATATTTCGCACGATTGAATTATCTTATCGACTAGCGTAGTTTTACCATGGTCAACATGAGCAATAATTGCTATGTTTCTTATTGATTGCATATTTTATTTTGAATCTCTATTAACTCTTAATTCTCTTCCATCTATATAAATACCTCTAAAACTGTTTGAGATATTTTTAGAATGACGACTATCGACTTCAAAAAAGCTACAGTTTTTTTGAAGGTCAACGTTACCTAAGTCTGATTTACGAATTTTGGCTGTATCTGCAATAAAGTCAATCATATCTGATTTACTAACTCCATCCATTTTACCAACATTAATAAAAAATCGTGTTCCTTTTTTTGATGATTTTTTACCTTTTATATCGTCTTTGCGTTTGAAGTCAGATTTAGAACGGTCTCTTCTATCCTCTCTACCCTTATCACTTCGTTTCGAGTCCTTACTTGAACGTTTGGAAGCTCTTTCGCTTTCGTTAAGGTTTTTACGACTATTAT from Flavobacteriales bacterium includes these protein-coding regions:
- the typA gene encoding translational GTPase TypA translates to MQSIRNIAIIAHVDHGKTTLVDKIIQSCEILDSRKDTVELILDNNDLERERGITILSKNVSVTYKDVKINIIDTPGHADFGGEVERVLKMADGVLLLVDAFEGPMPQTRFVLGKAIELGLKPIVVVNKVDKENCTPDIVNEAVFELMFNLEAEEDQLDFTTIYGSSKMGWMNTDWKNPNDNIFPLLDAILENIPEAPYNEGTPQMQITSLDYSSFKGRIAIGRVFRGDLSTGKDYLLCKKGNQKKVRIKELFVFSGLGREQVQTVRSGDLCAIIGLDDFEIGDTLADLENPEAMSRIKVDEPTMSMLFTINNSPFFGKEGKFVTSRHLRDRLYKETEKNLALKVEATDTEDKFNVYGRGILHLSVLIETMRREGYELQVGKPQVIIKEIDGQKHEPFETLVIDVPENFSGKAIELVTQRKGDLLVMEPKGDLQHLEFDIPSRGLIGLRNNMLTSTSGQAVMTHRFREYKPYKGEIPSRLKGSLISSEQGPATPFALNRLQDRGRFFVAPADVIYKGQVIGEHSRDNDLEVNLVKGKQLTNMRKSGTDDAMKIAPKIQFSLEEAMEYIAEDEYLEVTPESLRMRKI